In one Niallia taxi genomic region, the following are encoded:
- a CDS encoding response regulator → MRYYIVDDDKASRTMLKNIIEEEDLGIAIGEADNGKECLSAIMTMHPDVVLIDLLMPEMDGIETIDLLKREGYEGQFVMISQIVNKEMVGEAYKKGVEFFIHKPINRIEVQSILKKIVEQCRLKESLLTIQESLANIGLANNTLQKPQSVKQIVLSTLNYMGIIGEAGSDDIISIIEYLVNERGHSPQLPPLKELYEKLAGRSGASLTEVKKETKAIEQRIRRTILTAINNLASLGAIDYTNPEFEYYAPRYFDFQEIRTHMIHIQEGRGDTAKVKVNIKKFLQVLYLETLEKYNKTH, encoded by the coding sequence CTGCGTTATTATATTGTAGATGATGACAAGGCGAGCAGAACAATGTTAAAGAATATTATAGAAGAAGAAGACCTTGGCATTGCAATTGGAGAGGCTGACAACGGGAAGGAATGCTTATCAGCTATCATGACAATGCACCCTGATGTTGTTTTAATTGACTTGCTCATGCCAGAAATGGATGGAATAGAAACGATAGATTTGCTAAAACGGGAAGGCTATGAAGGGCAATTTGTCATGATATCGCAAATTGTGAACAAGGAGATGGTTGGCGAGGCATATAAAAAGGGAGTAGAGTTTTTTATCCATAAGCCAATCAATCGGATTGAAGTACAAAGTATTTTAAAAAAAATAGTTGAACAGTGCAGACTTAAGGAATCGCTGCTGACAATTCAGGAGTCTCTTGCAAACATTGGACTTGCAAACAATACATTGCAAAAGCCGCAAAGTGTTAAACAGATTGTTTTATCAACCCTTAACTATATGGGAATTATCGGTGAAGCAGGCAGTGATGATATTATTTCCATCATTGAATATCTAGTAAATGAACGAGGCCATTCTCCGCAACTGCCACCTTTAAAGGAATTATATGAAAAGCTTGCTGGACGAAGTGGAGCGTCTTTAACGGAAGTCAAAAAAGAAACGAAGGCAATTGAGCAGCGCATTCGCAGGACAATTCTGACAGCTATTAATAACCTCGCATCATTAGGTGCGATTGACTATACTAATCCAGAGTTTGAATATTATGCTCCTCGCTACTTTGATTTTCAGGAAATAAGAACTCATATGATTCATATCCAAGAGGGTAGAGGGGACACGGCAAAGGTGAAGGTTAATATTAAAAAATTTCTTCAAGTACTCTATCTAGAAACTTTAGAAAAATATAATAAAACACACTAG
- a CDS encoding 5-methyltetrahydropteroyltriglutamate--homocysteine S-methyltransferase encodes MSNKIPFRADHVGSLLRPQSLLQARADFQAGKITADALYEIETKEIERIIDKQIEAGLDVVTDGEFRRRFWHTDFLEQLNGIEGFVPDKGYPFSKGETERYTVRNKGKISFNPDHPQIKDFVLFNELVDGRAVAKQTIPSPNQLFNIGIRDKETYPELEEFTKDIIQTYRDAIQAFYNAGVRYLQLDDVYIAGLSSPDIPFNDGEYSREVLIELALRVINEILEGKPEDLSVTTHLCRGNYRSDHAFSGSYDIIAPTLLAKEKVDGFFLEYDDERSGTFQPLSHIPSDGAKVVLGLVTSKTGELEDKEAIKARIKEASQYISHDQLCLSPQCGFASTHHGNELTEEQQWEKLKFIADIAKEVWEDKEKSLTAAGNAEKA; translated from the coding sequence ATGTCAAATAAAATTCCATTCCGCGCAGATCACGTTGGGAGCTTACTACGTCCGCAATCATTACTTCAAGCTAGAGCAGATTTTCAAGCAGGAAAAATTACTGCTGATGCATTGTACGAAATTGAAACAAAAGAGATTGAACGAATTATTGATAAGCAGATTGAAGCAGGGTTAGATGTAGTAACAGATGGAGAATTCCGCCGCAGATTTTGGCATACTGATTTCCTAGAGCAGCTTAATGGGATAGAGGGCTTCGTACCAGATAAAGGCTATCCTTTCAGCAAAGGGGAAACAGAGCGTTACACAGTCCGTAACAAAGGAAAAATTTCCTTCAACCCTGACCATCCGCAAATTAAAGACTTTGTGCTTTTCAATGAATTAGTCGATGGCCGTGCCGTGGCGAAACAAACGATTCCTAGCCCGAATCAGCTATTTAATATCGGTATTCGCGACAAAGAAACATATCCAGAACTTGAGGAATTTACGAAGGATATTATCCAAACATATCGTGATGCAATCCAAGCCTTCTATAATGCTGGTGTGCGCTATCTTCAGCTTGATGATGTCTATATTGCTGGTCTGTCCTCACCAGATATTCCATTCAATGACGGTGAATACTCAAGGGAAGTGCTGATTGAGCTTGCTCTTCGTGTCATCAATGAGATACTGGAAGGCAAACCGGAGGATTTATCTGTAACAACTCATTTATGCCGTGGAAACTACCGCTCAGACCATGCTTTTTCTGGCAGCTATGACATTATTGCACCAACATTACTTGCAAAGGAGAAGGTTGATGGCTTCTTCCTAGAATATGATGACGAGCGTTCAGGTACATTCCAGCCTTTAAGTCATATTCCAAGCGATGGAGCAAAGGTCGTTCTTGGTCTTGTCACATCTAAAACAGGAGAATTGGAAGACAAAGAGGCTATTAAAGCACGCATTAAGGAAGCCTCCCAATATATTTCCCATGATCAGCTTTGCCTAAGCCCTCAATGCGGCTTCGCTTCAACCCATCATGGAAATGAACTGACAGAAGAGCAACAATGGGAAAAACTAAAATTTATTGCTGATATCGCAAAAGAGGTTTGGGAAGACAAGGAAAAAAGCTTGACTGCTGCAGGTAACGCAGAAAAAGCATAA
- a CDS encoding protein adenylyltransferase SelO — MTKSNEAGWNLDNSYAQLPEKFFTRTMPTSAAAPKIVLFNQELAEDLGLNAQLLQGEASARVFVGNDCPEGADPLAQAYAGHQFGYFNRLGDGRAILLGEQITPNGERVDVQLKGAGRTPYSRGGDGRAALGPMLREYIISEAMHALQIPTTRSLAITLTGEDILRETRLPGAVLTRIAASHLRVGTFQFAAQWGSNEELKALADYAIKRHYPQLENEENRYLSLLEEVIKTQAELISKWQLVGFIHGVMNTDNMTISGETIDYGPCAFMDVYSPNTVFSSIDSEGRYAYGNQPVIGGWNLARLAESLLLLIHDEDEIALELAQEKISGYMDLYKENWLNGMRMKLGLFHAEQEDEDLINKLLLLMEKYQADYTNTFLALTFTKTDNTALFTSKEFEEWHKLWQDRLGRQTETKAQAEEQMRKANPAVIPRNHRVEEALEAAVEHGDYTVMERLLDVLSQPYAHTAEQAEYAKLPVSSGPYRTFCGT; from the coding sequence ACTTAGGTTTGAATGCTCAGCTTCTTCAAGGGGAAGCGAGTGCAAGAGTATTTGTAGGAAATGATTGTCCTGAGGGTGCGGACCCACTTGCCCAGGCATATGCGGGCCATCAGTTTGGTTACTTCAACAGACTCGGTGATGGACGTGCAATTCTGTTGGGAGAGCAGATTACCCCAAATGGAGAGCGAGTGGACGTTCAGCTGAAGGGTGCAGGACGGACACCATATTCCCGCGGTGGAGATGGTCGCGCAGCACTAGGACCGATGCTGCGGGAGTATATTATCAGTGAAGCAATGCATGCCCTGCAGATTCCCACTACAAGAAGCTTGGCCATTACTTTGACAGGTGAGGATATCCTCCGAGAAACAAGGCTTCCGGGTGCTGTTTTGACAAGAATAGCTGCGAGTCACCTTCGTGTCGGAACTTTCCAGTTTGCTGCACAATGGGGAAGCAATGAGGAGCTAAAAGCTCTTGCGGACTATGCGATAAAGCGTCATTATCCGCAATTAGAAAACGAAGAGAACCGCTATCTTTCCCTCCTTGAGGAAGTGATAAAAACACAGGCTGAGCTTATCTCCAAATGGCAGCTAGTCGGCTTTATCCATGGTGTCATGAATACAGATAACATGACGATCAGCGGGGAAACAATTGACTATGGTCCTTGTGCTTTTATGGATGTGTATAGTCCTAACACAGTATTTAGCTCAATCGATTCTGAAGGGCGTTATGCGTACGGCAATCAGCCTGTAATTGGTGGCTGGAACTTAGCCCGCCTGGCAGAGAGTCTCCTGCTGTTAATTCATGATGAGGATGAAATAGCACTGGAATTAGCTCAAGAGAAAATCTCAGGATATATGGATTTATATAAAGAAAATTGGCTTAATGGTATGCGAATGAAGCTAGGACTCTTTCATGCAGAGCAAGAGGACGAGGATCTAATCAATAAATTGCTTCTGTTGATGGAGAAGTATCAAGCAGATTATACGAATACGTTCCTGGCCCTTACCTTCACGAAAACTGATAATACTGCGTTGTTTACTAGCAAAGAGTTTGAAGAGTGGCATAAGCTTTGGCAGGATAGACTTGGCAGGCAAACGGAAACAAAAGCTCAAGCAGAAGAGCAGATGCGTAAAGCAAATCCTGCTGTTATCCCAAGGAATCATCGAGTTGAGGAGGCATTAGAGGCTGCGGTCGAGCATGGTGATTACACGGTAATGGAGAGGCTGCTTGACGTCTTATCTCAACCATATGCTCATACAGCAGAGCAGGCAGAATATGCGAAGCTTCCTGTTTCAAGTGGACCATACCGAACATTCTGCGGCACTTAA
- a CDS encoding cation:dicarboxylate symporter family transporter, with protein sequence MKKKFKFTLAYQILVGLVLGIIVGAVFYGNPGVEKYLQPIGTVFLNMIKMIVVPIIISTLVIGVAGTGDLKKLGKLGGKSLLYFEIVTTIAIIVGLLAANIFQPGNGVDMSSLAKGNIDQYVETTKEVESHGMLDILVSIVPSNVFQAMANADMLAVIFFSVIFGLGVAAIGDKGKPVLAFFEGVADAMFWVTNLIMRFAPFGVFALIGVTVSKFGIQSLLPLGKLMILVYATMIFFILVVLGGIAKIVGINIFHLMKVLKDEMLLAYTTSSSESVLPKVIEKMEKFGCPKDIVSFVVPTGYSFNLDGSTLYQALAALFIAQMYGIELSITTQITLVLVLMVTSKGIAGVPGVSFVVLLATLGTVGIPLEGLAFIAGIDRLLDMARTVVNVVGNSLAAVVMSKWEGRFDTAKKDKYYATFKKTA encoded by the coding sequence ATGAAGAAAAAGTTTAAGTTTACTTTAGCCTACCAGATTCTTGTTGGTCTGGTGCTGGGGATCATTGTTGGAGCAGTATTTTACGGAAATCCTGGTGTAGAGAAATACCTACAGCCAATCGGAACTGTCTTTCTTAACATGATCAAAATGATTGTTGTACCGATCATTATCTCTACATTAGTGATAGGGGTTGCCGGCACTGGTGACCTGAAGAAGCTAGGAAAGCTTGGCGGAAAATCCTTACTGTACTTTGAGATTGTTACGACAATTGCCATTATCGTAGGTTTGCTTGCGGCGAATATCTTCCAACCAGGTAATGGTGTTGATATGTCTTCACTAGCAAAAGGTAATATTGACCAGTATGTGGAGACAACGAAGGAAGTTGAAAGCCATGGAATGCTGGATATTCTTGTTAGCATCGTTCCAAGCAATGTATTCCAAGCAATGGCGAATGCTGATATGCTTGCGGTCATCTTCTTTTCAGTCATTTTTGGCTTAGGTGTCGCTGCAATCGGTGATAAAGGAAAACCTGTGCTTGCCTTCTTTGAAGGTGTTGCGGACGCAATGTTCTGGGTAACAAATCTTATCATGAGATTTGCTCCATTTGGAGTATTTGCCCTTATTGGTGTCACTGTATCCAAGTTTGGTATTCAGTCATTACTGCCACTCGGAAAACTAATGATTCTTGTTTATGCGACAATGATCTTCTTTATTCTAGTGGTACTTGGCGGTATTGCAAAAATAGTTGGTATTAATATTTTCCACCTTATGAAAGTATTAAAGGATGAAATGCTTCTGGCTTATACTACATCAAGCTCAGAAAGTGTTTTGCCAAAAGTAATAGAAAAGATGGAAAAGTTTGGGTGTCCAAAAGATATTGTATCATTTGTAGTTCCAACAGGCTATTCCTTTAATCTGGATGGGTCTACCTTGTATCAAGCGCTGGCCGCTTTATTCATTGCCCAAATGTACGGCATTGAGTTAAGTATTACAACACAGATAACGTTAGTGCTTGTGTTGATGGTTACTTCAAAAGGTATTGCAGGGGTACCAGGGGTTTCCTTTGTGGTTCTGCTTGCGACATTAGGTACTGTCGGCATTCCTCTTGAAGGATTGGCATTTATTGCTGGAATTGATAGACTGCTTGATATGGCTCGTACTGTCGTTAACGTTGTAGGTAACTCTTTGGCAGCAGTTGTTATGTCCAAGTGGGAAGGACGTTTTGATACAGCTAAAAAAGACAAGTATTATGCTACTTTTAAAAAGACTGCATAA
- a CDS encoding YdeI/OmpD-associated family protein — MAKTITEKLSLHKYEHKAVLYMPENSPYAEEFRSFGTKLVSGEIYDLIFAFVLDMESMRRIVSEVIEGCYINKGGYLYLAYPKKGNKVYSTFIHRDELMDGLEANKDGFIGSSNVKFSRMVGMDEVFTIVGLKEDSKGKMKPANKPSQSVGDYIGHIPQIENDLAEHVDLLSFYQSLTPGYKRDWARYVYSAKQEATKEKRRQEMKVILEAGFKSRDLYRREHN; from the coding sequence GTGGCTAAAACAATAACGGAGAAATTAAGCTTGCATAAATATGAACATAAAGCAGTACTTTATATGCCGGAAAACAGTCCATATGCGGAAGAGTTTAGGAGCTTTGGAACAAAGCTCGTTTCTGGAGAAATTTATGATTTGATTTTTGCATTTGTCCTCGACATGGAATCAATGAGGCGTATCGTGAGCGAAGTGATAGAGGGTTGCTACATAAATAAAGGGGGGTACCTTTATCTCGCATATCCTAAAAAAGGGAATAAAGTTTATTCCACCTTCATTCACCGTGATGAGCTTATGGATGGCCTTGAGGCAAACAAGGACGGCTTTATCGGTAGCAGCAATGTTAAATTTAGCCGAATGGTTGGCATGGACGAAGTATTTACTATTGTTGGACTTAAGGAGGACTCCAAGGGGAAAATGAAGCCAGCTAACAAGCCGAGTCAGTCTGTCGGAGACTATATTGGACATATCCCGCAAATAGAAAATGACTTGGCGGAACATGTAGACCTTCTTTCTTTTTACCAGTCATTAACGCCGGGATATAAAAGGGATTGGGCCCGTTATGTATATAGTGCTAAGCAAGAGGCCACAAAGGAAAAAAGGCGACAAGAAATGAAAGTAATTCTTGAAGCAGGGTTTAAAAGCCGTGACCTGTATCGCCGGGAGCATAATTGA
- a CDS encoding ATP-binding protein, which yields MFIGNKIFSKFPSNRVVITLIAILTTIASEIKVVPFDGEAFRFGLGGITFFMLILIWPPKTIWRAGVITASTIVIVRTLEDMILRNGEFFPSFISHFPAFLFYFIYALGFHIIKVERYKSSPFLLGAWAFLFEFLGNAAEQLLRFEMEENINIDFWSWALMSAVALFRSFFVAGLYASITVSEQRKRVEEMLGVGSELYAEALYLQKSMNHIEKITASSYDLYQKLKKKEELSLSMQALKIAQEIHEVKKDSQRVLAGISKITSQKKENSLTLSELLRLVILANEKYGEYLKKTISFQLKLSSDYETEMHIPMLALLNNLTANAVESIEGKGSIKISLFETSGKTCFVVEDTGSGIKEEDVPILFEPGYTTKFNDKGVAATGIGLSHVKEIVQQLDGSIEVETPKAGAIFRISIPTVHLRK from the coding sequence ATGTTTATTGGCAATAAAATTTTCAGTAAATTCCCTTCTAACCGAGTTGTAATAACACTAATTGCAATACTTACCACAATTGCGAGTGAAATAAAGGTTGTCCCATTTGATGGAGAAGCATTTCGTTTTGGGCTTGGCGGCATTACTTTTTTTATGCTGATATTGATATGGCCGCCTAAAACGATATGGAGGGCAGGAGTCATTACTGCCAGTACAATTGTTATCGTTAGGACATTAGAAGATATGATTTTGCGGAATGGCGAATTTTTCCCAAGCTTTATCAGCCATTTTCCTGCTTTTCTGTTTTATTTTATCTATGCGCTAGGTTTTCATATTATCAAAGTGGAAAGATATAAATCATCGCCATTTCTTTTAGGAGCATGGGCATTTCTTTTTGAATTTTTAGGAAATGCGGCAGAGCAGCTGCTGCGTTTTGAAATGGAGGAAAATATAAATATTGATTTTTGGAGCTGGGCCCTTATGAGTGCAGTAGCTTTATTCCGCAGCTTCTTTGTTGCTGGTCTTTATGCATCCATTACTGTATCGGAACAGAGAAAGCGAGTGGAGGAAATGCTTGGAGTGGGCTCAGAATTATACGCAGAAGCACTCTATTTACAGAAATCAATGAATCATATCGAAAAAATAACAGCCTCAAGCTATGATTTATATCAAAAATTGAAGAAAAAAGAAGAGCTATCATTAAGCATGCAAGCACTCAAAATTGCCCAGGAAATTCATGAAGTCAAAAAAGACTCTCAGCGGGTCTTAGCGGGGATTTCCAAAATTACGTCTCAAAAGAAGGAAAATAGCTTAACACTTTCTGAGTTATTGAGGCTGGTTATATTGGCAAATGAAAAGTATGGGGAATATTTAAAGAAAACAATCTCCTTTCAATTGAAGCTCAGTTCAGATTATGAAACGGAAATGCATATCCCTATGCTGGCCCTTTTAAATAATTTAACTGCAAATGCTGTAGAATCTATTGAAGGAAAAGGAAGCATAAAAATAAGCTTATTTGAAACAAGCGGAAAAACCTGCTTTGTTGTGGAGGATACAGGCTCAGGCATAAAAGAAGAGGACGTGCCGATCCTGTTTGAACCAGGGTATACGACGAAGTTTAATGATAAAGGTGTTGCCGCAACTGGTATTGGTTTATCTCATGTCAAAGAAATTGTTCAGCAGCTGGATGGAAGCATAGAAGTAGAAACACCGAAAGCAGGAGCAATTTTCCGTATATCTATACCAACGGTACATTTAAGAAAGTGA
- a CDS encoding DUF421 domain-containing protein, whose translation MDFHQGQETLTAIEWILRAIIAFFFLVIVGKLLGHRSISQLRMLDFVIALVIGNVIAHPLSEEKLGLKGSMLTTSVLVVLYIAGIKLMLKWRWFQKAINEDPITVVQNGKILYDGLKRARISIDILLGELRGKQVDSIKKVALATWEPDGSISVFLETKFAPVTPSSLQLETAPFELPITIIKDGRIDIKELERLHKQEEWVKSELKAQYQAKVTDILLATIDHQDNLVVFFYR comes from the coding sequence ATGGATTTTCATCAAGGCCAAGAAACACTAACTGCAATTGAATGGATACTTCGAGCTATTATTGCCTTTTTTTTCTTAGTTATAGTCGGAAAGCTATTAGGTCATCGTTCCATTTCACAATTACGGATGCTGGATTTTGTAATAGCATTAGTAATTGGGAACGTTATTGCTCATCCCCTTTCAGAGGAAAAGCTTGGTCTAAAAGGCTCCATGCTGACAACCTCAGTTCTTGTTGTCCTCTATATTGCAGGAATAAAACTGATGTTAAAATGGCGTTGGTTCCAAAAAGCCATTAACGAGGACCCAATAACCGTCGTTCAAAACGGTAAGATACTCTATGATGGTCTAAAAAGAGCCAGAATCTCTATTGATATCCTTCTAGGAGAGCTGCGGGGGAAGCAAGTGGATAGTATTAAAAAGGTGGCATTAGCCACATGGGAGCCAGACGGAAGTATTTCTGTTTTCCTTGAAACAAAATTTGCTCCTGTCACCCCATCTTCACTCCAACTCGAAACTGCTCCTTTTGAATTGCCAATCACAATAATAAAGGATGGAAGGATTGATATAAAAGAACTGGAGCGTCTCCATAAGCAGGAGGAATGGGTGAAATCAGAACTGAAAGCTCAATACCAAGCAAAAGTTACAGACATTCTGCTTGCTACAATTGATCACCAAGATAATTTGGTTGTTTTCTTCTACAGATAG